From the Musa acuminata AAA Group cultivar baxijiao chromosome BXJ3-7, Cavendish_Baxijiao_AAA, whole genome shotgun sequence genome, one window contains:
- the LOC135643402 gene encoding uncharacterized protein LOC135643402, which produces MTSHGVALATAVAVSGTVILIALCRQKPFSVSAGAGAAAADRNSTPPWHHLRSCISSSGKTGNRTKKQQQRKKRVQFAAEVAEFSCSEAPAAEEENQEQEAAEEERPRAPPGMPANRVALYNGILQDRLMQRMASCY; this is translated from the exons ATGACCTCTCACGGGGTGGCCCTGGCCACGGCCGTGGCCGTCTCCGGTACCGTCATCCTCATCGCCCTCTGCCGCCAGAAGCCCTTCTCCGTCTCCGCTGGAGCCGGCGCCGCTGCCGCCGATAGGAACTCGACTCCCCCTTGGCACCACCTGCGGTCCTGCATCTCCTCCTCCG GGAAGACGGGAAACAGAacgaagaagcagcagcagcggaaGAAGAGAGTCCAGTTCGCAGCGGAAGTGGCGGAGTTCAGCTGCAGTGAGGCCCCGGCGGCGGAAGAAGAAAACCAGGAGCaagaggcggcggaggaggagcggCCGCGGGCGCCGCCAGGGATGCCGGCGAACAGGGTGGCCCTGTACAACGGCATCCTCCAAGATCGGCTCATGCAGCGTATGGCCAGCTGTTACTGA
- the LOC135643401 gene encoding G-type lectin S-receptor-like serine/threonine-protein kinase SD2-5 isoform X1, which translates to MKALVLPLIAPFFFFLSPCVGSIQTTQLSPGFQGSEMEWIDNNGLFLLSNSSGFAFGFTTYNSSDTTSFLVSVIHRGSGTIVWTANRDAPVSHSDEFVFDKDGSAYLKSGGDVIWSTNTSGQGATRMELLDSGNLVLLGGGDGSNSASPLWQSFDHPTDTLLSGQSFTKGMLLVSDPSDSGLRYHLRIDSEDAKLFAEFASPQLYWSMQRDARKIDNQVGGDIRSAVLESNSWNFYDQNQSRIWQFIVDSAETSENVTRMAVLDTSGSITFSILPSSGQGNPSSIKIPEDSCDTPEACHPYFICYPGIRCQCPSVLSLDSNCNPGNVSSCDPSTSFKLAKVDDGVGYFATSFVSPSAKSNVTGCKDACLDNCSCAALFYDEKSGSCFLFDQIGSFKQIQSNTASYTYIKVTSNADGGKGSNGQGSSGSKTLMIVLIISFMTVAVIATLVYLACRIHRRKKIPEPSQGSSEEDNFLEGLSGMPVRFSYRELQMATDDFSVKLGEGGFGSVYLGKLPDGTRIAVKKLESIGQGKKEFRSEVSIIGSIHHIHLVKLRGFCAEGAHRLLAYEYMAKGSLDRWIFKKNQRDFSLDWDKRYNIALGTAKGLAYLHEDCESKIVHCDIKPENVLLDDNYHAKVSDFGLAKLMTREQSHVFTTLRGTRGYLAPEWITNYAISEKSDVYSYGMVLLEIIGGRKNFDPAETSEKSHFPSYAFKKMEEGKLKEIFDADLIYNDMDGRMETAIKVALWCIQEDLYLRPSMTKVVQMLEGLQDVPQPPTSSQLGFRLYANAFKAISEEGTCSGSGPSDCNSDAFLSAVRLSGPR; encoded by the exons ATGAAGGCGCTTGTACTTCCCCTGATCGCGCCCTTCTTCTTTTTCCTGAGTCCGTGCGTCGGCAGCATCCAGACGACCCAGCTCAGCCCCGGATTCCAGGGCTCCGAAATGGAGTGGATCGACAACAATGGGCTCTTCCTCTTGTCCAACAGCTCCGGCTTCGCTTTCGGCTTCACCACCTACAACAGTAGCGACACCACGTCCTTCCTGGTCTCGGTGATCCACCGGGGGAGCGGCACCATCGTCTGGACCGCCAACCGGGACGCGCCGGTGTCCCACTCTGACGAGTTCGTGTTCGACAAGGACGGCAGCGCCTACCTCAAGTCCGGTGGCGATGTGATATGGTCAACGAACACCTCTGGCCAGGGAGCGACGCGGATGGAGCTGCTGGACTCGGGCAACTTGGTACTCCTCGGCGGCGGCGACGGTAGCAACAGCGCGTCGCCCCTTTGGCAGAGCTTCGATCATCCGACGGACACCCTCCTTTCTGGCCAGAGCTTCACCAAGGGAATGTTGCTGGTGAGCGACCCCAGTGACAGTGGCTTGAGGTATCATCTCCGAATCGACTCGGAGGATGCGAAGCTCTTCGCGGAATTCGCGTCACCCCAGCTCTACTGGTCCATGCAGCGTGACGCTAGGAAGATCGATAACCAGGTCGGCGGCGACATACGCTCCGCGGTGCTCGAATCCAACTCATGGAACTTCTATGATCAGAATCAATCTAGAATTTGGCAATTCATCGTGGATTCAGCTGAGACCAGTGAGAATGTCACGCGAATGGCTGTTTTAGACACCTCTGGCTCCATCACATTCTCGATCCTCCCCAGCAGCGGCCAAGGAAACCCTTCGTCGATCAAGATCCCGGAAGACTCGTGTGATACACCTGAGGCCTGCCATCCATACTTCATATGTTACCCGGGCATCCGCTGTCAGTGCCCAAGCGTTCTCAGCCTGGACTCGAACTGTAATCCCGGTAATGTTTCTTCTTGTGACCCGAGCACTTCATTCAAGCTTGCCAAAGTTGATGATGGAGTTGGGTATTTCGCCACTAGTTTTGTCTCACCCAGTGCAAAGTCAAACGTGACAGGGTGCAAAGATGCATGCCTGGATAACTGCTCGTGTGCTGCCTTATTCTATGATGAGAAATCCGGCAGTTGTTTTCTTTTTGATCAGATTGGGAGCTTCAAGCAGATACAGAGCAACACAGCCAGTTACACTTATATCAAAGTGACCAGCAATGCAGATGGTGGCAAAGGATCAAATGGACAAGGAAGCAGTGGCAGCAAGACCTTGATGATTGTCCTAATCATCTCGTTCATGACTGTTGCAGTGATAGCAACTCTCGTCTATCTTGCTTGCAGGATTCATCGGAGGAAGAAAATACCAGAACCATCACAGGGGTCCTCAGAAGAAGATAATTTCTTGGAGGGACTATCTGGGATGCCGGTCAGGTTCAGCTACAGAGAGCTTCAAATGGCTACAGATGACTTCTCTGTCAAGCTCGGCGAAGGAGGGTTTGGCTCCGTCTATCTAGGAAAGCTTCCCGATGGCACAAGAATCGCAGTGAAGAAATTGGAAAGCATTGGCCAGGGGAAGAAAGAGTTCCGCTCCGAGGTGAGCATAATAGGCAGCATCCACCACATTCATTTGGTCAAACTTCGGGGTTTCTGTGCAGAAGGCGCACACAGGCTTCTGGCATATGAATATATGGCAAAAGGATCTTTAGATAGATGGATATTTAAAAAGAATCAAAGAGATTTTTCACTGGATTGGGATAAGAGGTATAATATAGCTTTAGGCACGGCAAAGGGGTTAGCGTATCTCCATGAAGACTGTGAATCAAAGATAGTTCATTGTGATATTAAGCCTGAAAATGTGCTTCTAGATGACAATTACCATGCAAAGGTATCAGATTTTGGACTAGCAAAGCTTATGACAAGAGAACAAAGCCATGTATTCACAACATTGAGAGGCACGAGGGGATACCTTGCACCAGAATGGATTACAAACTATGCCATATCGGAGAAAAGTGATGTGTACAGTTATGGTATGGTCTTGCTTGAGATAATTGGTGGCAGGAAGAACTTTGATCCTGCAGAGACTTCTGAGAAATCCCACTTTCCTTCATATGCTTTCAAAAAGATGGAGGAAGGCAAGTTAAAGGAAATTTTTGATGCCGACTTGATATATAATGACATGGATGGGAGAATGGAGACTGCAATTAAAGTTGCCTTGTGGTGCATTCAGGAGGACTTGTATTTAAGACCATCAATGACTAAAGTAGTCCAAATGCTAGAAGGACTACAAGATGTCCCTCAACCTCCGACATCATCGCAGCTGGGCTTCCGGCTTTATGCTAATGCGTTCAAGGCTATTAGTGAAGAGGGAACATGTTCAGGTTCAGGGCCATCAGACTGCAACAGCGATGCATTTCTATCTGCTGTTCGCCTATCTGGGCCTAG ATAG
- the LOC135643401 gene encoding G-type lectin S-receptor-like serine/threonine-protein kinase SD2-5 isoform X2 yields MKALVLPLIAPFFFFLSPCVGSIQTTQLSPGFQGSEMEWIDNNGLFLLSNSSGFAFGFTTYNSSDTTSFLVSVIHRGSGTIVWTANRDAPVSHSDEFVFDKDGSAYLKSGGDVIWSTNTSGQGATRMELLDSGNLVLLGGGDGSNSASPLWQSFDHPTDTLLSGQSFTKGMLLVSDPSDSGLRYHLRIDSEDAKLFAEFASPQLYWSMQRDARKIDNQVGGDIRSAVLESNSWNFYDQNQSRIWQFIVDSAETSENVTRMAVLDTSGSITFSILPSSGQGNPSSIKIPEDSCDTPEACHPYFICYPGIRCQCPSVLSLDSNCNPGNVSSCDPSTSFKLAKVDDGVGYFATSFVSPSAKSNVTGCKDACLDNCSCAALFYDEKSGSCFLFDQIGSFKQIQSNTASYTYIKVTSNADGGKGSNGQGSSGSKTLMIVLIISFMTVAVIATLVYLACRIHRRKKIPEPSQGSSEEDNFLEGLSGMPVRFSYRELQMATDDFSVKLGEGGFGSVYLGKLPDGTRIAVKKLESIGQGKKEFRSEVSIIGSIHHIHLVKLRGFCAEGAHRLLAYEYMAKGSLDRWIFKKNQRDFSLDWDKRYNIALGTAKGLAYLHEDCESKIVHCDIKPENVLLDDNYHAKVSDFGLAKLMTREQSHVFTTLRGTRGYLAPEWITNYAISEKSDVYSYGMVLLEIIGGRKNFDPAETSEKSHFPSYAFKKMEEGKLKEIFDADLIYNDMDGRMETAIKVALWCIQEDLYLRPSMTKVVQMLEGLQDVPQPPTSSQLGFRLYANAFKAISEEGTCSGSGPSDCNSDAFLSAVRLSGPR; encoded by the coding sequence ATGAAGGCGCTTGTACTTCCCCTGATCGCGCCCTTCTTCTTTTTCCTGAGTCCGTGCGTCGGCAGCATCCAGACGACCCAGCTCAGCCCCGGATTCCAGGGCTCCGAAATGGAGTGGATCGACAACAATGGGCTCTTCCTCTTGTCCAACAGCTCCGGCTTCGCTTTCGGCTTCACCACCTACAACAGTAGCGACACCACGTCCTTCCTGGTCTCGGTGATCCACCGGGGGAGCGGCACCATCGTCTGGACCGCCAACCGGGACGCGCCGGTGTCCCACTCTGACGAGTTCGTGTTCGACAAGGACGGCAGCGCCTACCTCAAGTCCGGTGGCGATGTGATATGGTCAACGAACACCTCTGGCCAGGGAGCGACGCGGATGGAGCTGCTGGACTCGGGCAACTTGGTACTCCTCGGCGGCGGCGACGGTAGCAACAGCGCGTCGCCCCTTTGGCAGAGCTTCGATCATCCGACGGACACCCTCCTTTCTGGCCAGAGCTTCACCAAGGGAATGTTGCTGGTGAGCGACCCCAGTGACAGTGGCTTGAGGTATCATCTCCGAATCGACTCGGAGGATGCGAAGCTCTTCGCGGAATTCGCGTCACCCCAGCTCTACTGGTCCATGCAGCGTGACGCTAGGAAGATCGATAACCAGGTCGGCGGCGACATACGCTCCGCGGTGCTCGAATCCAACTCATGGAACTTCTATGATCAGAATCAATCTAGAATTTGGCAATTCATCGTGGATTCAGCTGAGACCAGTGAGAATGTCACGCGAATGGCTGTTTTAGACACCTCTGGCTCCATCACATTCTCGATCCTCCCCAGCAGCGGCCAAGGAAACCCTTCGTCGATCAAGATCCCGGAAGACTCGTGTGATACACCTGAGGCCTGCCATCCATACTTCATATGTTACCCGGGCATCCGCTGTCAGTGCCCAAGCGTTCTCAGCCTGGACTCGAACTGTAATCCCGGTAATGTTTCTTCTTGTGACCCGAGCACTTCATTCAAGCTTGCCAAAGTTGATGATGGAGTTGGGTATTTCGCCACTAGTTTTGTCTCACCCAGTGCAAAGTCAAACGTGACAGGGTGCAAAGATGCATGCCTGGATAACTGCTCGTGTGCTGCCTTATTCTATGATGAGAAATCCGGCAGTTGTTTTCTTTTTGATCAGATTGGGAGCTTCAAGCAGATACAGAGCAACACAGCCAGTTACACTTATATCAAAGTGACCAGCAATGCAGATGGTGGCAAAGGATCAAATGGACAAGGAAGCAGTGGCAGCAAGACCTTGATGATTGTCCTAATCATCTCGTTCATGACTGTTGCAGTGATAGCAACTCTCGTCTATCTTGCTTGCAGGATTCATCGGAGGAAGAAAATACCAGAACCATCACAGGGGTCCTCAGAAGAAGATAATTTCTTGGAGGGACTATCTGGGATGCCGGTCAGGTTCAGCTACAGAGAGCTTCAAATGGCTACAGATGACTTCTCTGTCAAGCTCGGCGAAGGAGGGTTTGGCTCCGTCTATCTAGGAAAGCTTCCCGATGGCACAAGAATCGCAGTGAAGAAATTGGAAAGCATTGGCCAGGGGAAGAAAGAGTTCCGCTCCGAGGTGAGCATAATAGGCAGCATCCACCACATTCATTTGGTCAAACTTCGGGGTTTCTGTGCAGAAGGCGCACACAGGCTTCTGGCATATGAATATATGGCAAAAGGATCTTTAGATAGATGGATATTTAAAAAGAATCAAAGAGATTTTTCACTGGATTGGGATAAGAGGTATAATATAGCTTTAGGCACGGCAAAGGGGTTAGCGTATCTCCATGAAGACTGTGAATCAAAGATAGTTCATTGTGATATTAAGCCTGAAAATGTGCTTCTAGATGACAATTACCATGCAAAGGTATCAGATTTTGGACTAGCAAAGCTTATGACAAGAGAACAAAGCCATGTATTCACAACATTGAGAGGCACGAGGGGATACCTTGCACCAGAATGGATTACAAACTATGCCATATCGGAGAAAAGTGATGTGTACAGTTATGGTATGGTCTTGCTTGAGATAATTGGTGGCAGGAAGAACTTTGATCCTGCAGAGACTTCTGAGAAATCCCACTTTCCTTCATATGCTTTCAAAAAGATGGAGGAAGGCAAGTTAAAGGAAATTTTTGATGCCGACTTGATATATAATGACATGGATGGGAGAATGGAGACTGCAATTAAAGTTGCCTTGTGGTGCATTCAGGAGGACTTGTATTTAAGACCATCAATGACTAAAGTAGTCCAAATGCTAGAAGGACTACAAGATGTCCCTCAACCTCCGACATCATCGCAGCTGGGCTTCCGGCTTTATGCTAATGCGTTCAAGGCTATTAGTGAAGAGGGAACATGTTCAGGTTCAGGGCCATCAGACTGCAACAGCGATGCATTTCTATCTGCTGTTCGCCTATCTGGGCCTAGGTAA
- the LOC103991800 gene encoding uncharacterized protein LOC103991800, protein MERREGEEDEEQKKEEARAGAGGKMTRRPFRLRAPPTPYDRPPAAGGKERREGDGWVSKILVRPASTIIPSLFSPSPSAASNQDYPPLSESFPGTRQDDAGRVSSPDNQVLQAKDRGVFAEKSQPFGDPEVHQLSGDEARNVCDSGGIAEVEQWLKQKTFSRQQSNCLVKLLLSRTRDLSHDDRPAAGFVTKADGTLNLKAPRKSAQSAVLPEQRITPKPREASEMRVAHDVGSSPVEIAKAYMEALANESNHNSHDGILELEKATFDNCASASDMSYSSDVKLPICWPGAFVESSYRYRTPQTHRTKVEPYKFQRTPYYGSIFSRSKFQAGDQSPQIVPLSRWKRSTTFGGVMVPEKYNESTPSKEFGTSNLSNFRLMSSATSNDKNLPSPLGMTSEKDSLASSLNFQTAEGSKYNIGPSSVHPKSSQMARKILEHLDRTVPSPKEKMVQLKLEKTGTKDFLNSACLAMDGREKRTDVSIIADDKPNSLSMDTAAAEEATTRLIMDNNHDKRPSITPNSTNQSILRAMEKTSEGFAFTFPVSTPINAPSQAPPTPTMTSSPAVCRMLSNTEDTIPSFTFSSPRADNGLVFSFGSISSPTLTDTTTLQFKFGSEKQRNLSFSSTSKDTFGLWVGS, encoded by the exons ATGGAgaggagagaaggagaagaagatgagGAGCAGAAGAAGGAGGAGGCGCGAGCCGGCGCTGGAGGGAAGATGACTCGGCGACCGTTCCGGCTGAGGGCGCCGCCAACGCCGTACGATCGCCCGCCGGCTGCTGGGGGGAAGGAGCGGCGGGAGGGGGACGGCTGGGTCTCCAAGATCCTCGTTCGGCCTGCTTCTACGATAATCCCTTCCCTCTTCTCCCCCTCCCCGTCCGCCGCCTCCAATCAAGACTACCCCCCGCTCTCCGAATCCTTCCCCG GAACCAGGCAAGATGATGCTGGTAGGGTTTCCTCTCCTGAT AACCAAGTACTACAGGCAAAGGATCGAGGTGTTTTTGCTGAAAAATCCCAGCCTTTTGGTGATCCAGAGGTCCATCAGCTTTCAGGCGATGAAGCCAGAAATGTGTGTGATAGTGGTGGGATTGCTGAAGTTGAACAGTGGCTTAAGCAGAAAACATTTTCTAGGCAA CAGTCCAACTGTTTAGTGAAGTTACTGTTGTCAAGGACTAGAGATCTTTCCCATGATGATCGACCAGCTGCAGGTTTTGTTACAAAAGCTGATGGCACATTGAACCTAAAGGCTCCAAGGAAATCTGCACAGTCTGCTGTGCTGCCTGAGCAGCGGATAACACCAAAGCCTCGGGAAGCTTCTGAAATGAGAGTA GCACATGATGTTGGTTCTTCACCAGTTGAAATTGCCAAAGCCTACATGGAAGCTCTAGCAAATGAATCTAACCACAACTCTCATGATGGAATATTAGAGCTTGAGAAAGCAACGTTTGACAATTGTGCGTCTGCATCAGACATGTCCTACTCATCAGATGTAAAGTTGCCTATATGTTGGCCAGGAGCATTTGTGGAGAGCAGTTATCGTTATCGTACTCCTCAAACTCATAGGACAAAGGTTGAGCCATACAAATTTCAAAGGACTCCTTACTATGGTTCAATTTTCTCAAGATCGAAG TTTCAAGCTGGTGATCAGAGTCCACAAATTGTTCCATTGTCTAGGTGGAAAAGATCTACTACTTTTGGTGGTGTAATG GTTCCCGAGAAGTATAATGAATCAACACCTTCCAAAGAATTTGGCACTTCAAATCTTTCTAATTTTCGCTTAATGTCATCAGCAACTTCAAATGATAAGAACTTGCCATCCCCTTTGGGGATGACATCTGAGAAAGATTCATTGGCATCTAGCTTGAACTTCCAGACTGCTGAAGGTTCCAAATACAATATTGGTCCTTCATCTGTTCATCCAAAATCCAGTCAAATGGCTCGGAAAATATTAGAACACCTTGATAGAACAGTTCCTTCGCCCAAAGAGAAAATGGTACAGTTGAAGCTGGAAAAAACAGGGACCAAAGATTTCTTGAACTCTGCTTGTTTAGCTATGGATGGGCGTGAGAAGAGAACTGATGTGAGTATCATTGCTGATGACAAGCCAAACTCACTCAGTATGGATACTGCTGCAGCAGAAGAG GCTACAACCAGGCTAATAATGGACAATAATCATGATAAGAGACCATCCATTACTCCGAATAGCACCAATCAGAGCATATTGAG GGCCATGGAGAAAACTTCTGAAGGCTTCGCGTTCACATTTCCTGTTTCCACTCCGATAAATGCTCCTTCCCAAGCACCACCAACGCCTACCATGACCTCATCGCCAGCAGTTTGCAGAATGCTTAGCAACACTGAAGATACCATTCCATCGTTTACCTTTAGCTCACCTAGAGCGGACAAcggccttgttttctccttcggaTCCATTTCAAGCCCGACTTTGACGGACACTACCACCCTGCAATTTAAGTTTGGATCTGAAAAGCAGCGAAACTTATCTTTCAGTTCTACCAGCAAAGATACCTTTGGGCTTTGGGTTGGTAGTTGA
- the LOC103991308 gene encoding aldehyde oxidase GLOX-like, which produces MTKRIKPTHVSQPWPLPIVVTCSICSPHVDAYGFVSCSHPASTIKGQVTAEARITGRMLTNLCAESSYKMRSLPRHVPFPFFFFFLILLLVVVNAVAGGGEWKLLQHSIGVSAMHMQLLHNDRVVVFDRTDFGPSNLSLPDGRCRNDPNDKALPVDCTAHSAEYDVVANAFRPLMILTDTWCSSGSVAPDGTLVQTGGFNDGERAARTFRPCDDGSCDWVETAQALAVRRWYATNQVLPDGRAVVIGGRRQFNYEFYPKPDPSDMSTIALRFLQDTRDDVEDNLYPFVHLSIDGNLFIFANNRAILLDYSKNTVVRTYPKMPGGEPRNYPSSGSSVLLPLKPSPTEAEVLICGGAPAGSYSQALQKKRFLRALDSCGRIKITDAAPSWNMEAMPVPRVMGDMVLLPDGDVLLINGAAAGTAGWELGHDPVLTPVVYRPDGAAGARFDVQSGSTTPRLYHSTAVLLRDGRVLVGGSNPHVKYNFSGVEYPTELSMEAFSPSYLSSENSRLRPQILTPPSPIQLTYGGRFSLQFSVGVVSEGGIRVTMVAPSFATHSFSMNQRLLVLETECGTSEVVAVAPASAILAPPGYYMVYVVNGGVPSEGIWAHIQ; this is translated from the coding sequence ATGACAAAGCGAATAAAGCCAACCCATGTGAGCCAGCCATGGCCACTTCCGATCGTGGTAACTTGTTCCATCTGCTCCCCTCATGTGGACGCTTATGGCTTCGTTTCCTGCTCACACCCTGCAAGCACTATAAAAGGACAGGTGACAGCTGAGGCAAGGATCACAGGTCGCATGTTGACAAACCTGTGTGCAGAATCCAGTTATAAGATGAGATCGCTCCCGCGTCACGTTcctttccccttcttcttcttcttccttatccTCCTCCTGGTTGTGGTGAATGCTGTAGCTGGTGGAGGGGAATGGAAGCTCCTGCAACACAGCATCGGGGTGTCTGCGATGCACATGCAGCTCCTGCACAACGACCGTGTTGTCGTCTTCGACCGCACCGACTTCGGCCCCTCCAACCTCTCTCTCCCGGACGGCAGGTGCCGCAACGACCCCAACGACAAGGCTCTCCCCGTCGACTGCACCGCCCACTCCGCCGAGTACGACGTGGTCGCCAACGCCTTCCGACCGCTCATGATCTTGACCGACACCTGGTGCTCCTCCGGCTCCGTCGCCCCCGACGGCACCCTGGTCCAGACCGGCGGGTTCAACGATGGCGAGCGTGCCGCACGTACCTTCCGCCCTTGCGACGACGGCAGCTGCGACTGGGTCGAGACCGCCCAGGCGCTTGCCGTCCGCCGGTGGTACGCCACCAACCAAGTCCTCCCTGACGGCCGCGCGGTGGTCATCGGAGGCCGACGCCAGTTCAACTACGAGTTCTACCCCAAACCCGATCCTTCCGACATGAGCACCATCGCATTACGCTTTCTCCAAGACACAAGAGACGACGTGGAGGACAACCTCTACCCTTTCGTCCACCTCAGCATCGACGGCAACCTCTTCATCTTCGCCAACAACCGCGCGATCCTGCTCGACTACTCCAAGAACACGGTGGTGAGGACATACCCAAAAATGCCCGGTGGAGAGCCCAGGAACTACCCGAGCTCGGGCTCGTCGGTGCTGCTGCCGCTGAAGCCGTCGCCGACAGAGGCCGAAGTGCTAATCTGCGGCGGTGCACCGGCGGGGTCGTACTCCCAGGCGTTGCAGAAGAAACGCTTCCTCCGAGCGCTGGACTCATGCGGGAGGATCAAGATCACAGACGCGGCCCCGTCGTGGAACATGGAGGCGATGCCCGTGCCCAGGGTGATGGGCGACATGGTGCTGCTCCCCGACGGCGACGTCCTCCTAATCAACGGCGCGGCCGCCGGGACCGCGGGGTGGGAGCTCGGCCACGACCCGGTCCTGACCCCCGTCGTCTACCGCCCAGATGGCGCAGCTGGCGCCCGCTTCGACGTCCAGAGCGGCTCCACGACGCCGCGCCTCTACCACTCGACCGCGGTACTGCTGCGCGACGGCCGGGTGCTTGTCGGCGGCAGCAATCCCCACGTCAAGTACAACTTCTCCGGAGTGGAGTACCCCACGGAGCTCAGCATGGAGGCATTCTCTCCGTCCTACCTGAGCTCAGAGAACTCGAGATTACGTCCACAGATCCTCACGCCGCCATCTCCAATCCAGTTGACCTATGGTGGACGATTCAGCTTGCAGTTCTCGGTGGGAGTGGTGAGCGAGGGTGGCATCAGAGTGACGATGGTTGCACCATCCTTCGCGACGCACTCGTTCTCGATGAACCAGAGGCTGCTAGTGCTGGAGACCGAGTGTGGCACGTCTGAGGTGGTGGCGGTGGCGCCGGCGTCGGCCATTCTGGCGCCACCTGGCTACTATATGGTGTACGTCGTGAACGGAGGGGTCCCGAGCGAGGGCATCTGGGCCCATATACAGTAG